In one Bombyx mori chromosome 4, ASM3026992v2 genomic region, the following are encoded:
- the LOC101740986 gene encoding UPF0598 protein CG30010 → MMQRNMIKIAKITDIIPQICSQKKSLHYVQGQEPEPKIREYFYYIDHQGMLFLDDARIKNFTSCFKEKKFLEFFFKRIRLNKTGKYEAEFPFVSHCGRERNYIRCDDLPIVFTHIFHEDNVDFLSYGYAGDLLRTVFIPDKVYMLPLTGRVYHVAEEKFGGVGLIKSKLAIELSKYFEFHNGDTRPPTHLTWHNKKYELDLNWFDENVKRFNLKINSVGN, encoded by the exons ATGATGCAACGTAATATGATAAAGATTGCTAAAATCACAGACATAATACCACAGATTTGTTCGCAAAAGAAAAGCCTTCACTATGTTCAGGGTCAGGAACCTGAACCGAAAATCAGAGAATACTTTTATTATATTGATCATCAAGGCATG cTATTTTTAGATGACGCTAGGATAAAAAATTTTACTTCATGTTTCAAAGAAAAGAAATTCCTAGAATTCTTTTTTAAACGGATCAGACTAAATAAAACTGGCAAATATGAAGCAGAATTTCCTTTTGTGTCTCATTGTGGAAGAGAGCGTAATTATATCAGATGTGATGATTTACCAATAGTGTTTACACATATATTTCATGAAGACAATGTAGATTTTCTTAGTTATGGATATGCCGGTGACCTATTACGAACAGTGTTTATCCCTGATAAAGTTTATATGCTGCCATTAACTGGCAGAGTGTACCATGTAGCTGAAGAAAAATTTGGAGGTGTGGGATTGATTAAATCTAAGCTAGCTATAGAATTAAGTAAGTATTTTGAATTTCACAATGGAGACACGAGACCACCCACTCATCTGACGTggcacaataaaaaatatgaattagaTTTGAATTGGTTTGATGAAAATGttaaaagatttaatttaaaaataaacagtgtTGGAAactaa